ctcaaccaaacaattgaaaactgtgacatatcaatgtcattttgaaaatcaatcgtccgagataatatttacgtttgtaaatagttaaatgtatgaaatagtagcaaatgtattatctCATACATTTAACTCAATCTCACTAATCaataaacaggccctaaggcaagtgtacacgctcgtaagggccttataagataaaaattaatattgattatctccaaaattgagttaattagaataccggtgtctttgagaaagttacttaatttaagctcagggatgcacccttgaaattaacggaaaaaaaaacacggtgtatatgcgAGACGCATCggatgtccatttttacaaaagtatcactttttattacttacatcgTTAACAATAGATACGTGTTTTGCACAAGGaatatagtaaatattaaaatacgaccCACGTGCGATaagaaaaaagtgattttttccTGTAATGAGTTATCTTTTCAGTAAAGGGCTCCACAGATCTTGCAAAAAATCGCATGCACAAAGGTGATATATTGCTTATTAAGTAGAAATAACTAATTCAATCGATctatcaaatgccgcaatgtatccataatcgcatgcgatttgtcCCGCGGTCCGTGGAGCCCTTACGACACGTAGTAACGTCTGGCAACACTGACTCGGGGCATTCCAGCATCACCACGCATCACTATTTCGTTGTACACGTAGCGGATTCTAGCAACCCTACCTACTGCAGTTATCACGTGAAAGCACATTGCATTCATTCTAGATTTTCTAGACAGTGAGAGTAATCGTCTCGTTTTATTTAACCTTACTTTATTCCTCAAAATCGAATAACCCCAATAGTACATCGAGTTGTTGATAACTGCGTAATACTTTTTGCACTGTTTCACCACAATTTCGTCATATTTTCACTGCGATGGGTAATTGTTGCGCAGCGTGCATAGTGCAATGCGTGGCCGGGTTCGTAGTTTACACCGGCAAGGGGCTATGGCTGCTGGCGAAGCTGGGTTTCATAGTTACTGGCGTAGTGGCGGGCAGCCTGGCCGCCCTTGCAATGTCGTTCTTCGGCAATGTGGAGGCGGGGAGTGTGATAGCGGCAGCTACGTCCATCGGTATGAAGATGTAGCAGGTAAGGGCAATATGTAATGTTTGTTAACACATACAGCGAAATTTGGGCAACCTTCCGACTGGCGTTGAGCTTCTACATAGGTGTCAGAGGTATAGTCCGTCTAAGTTAGCTTTGTACCGACAGTGTACAATGATCATTATTAGGAGGGCCTGGAATTTTGGGTGCGGCCGATACACGTCATCGCTATCGAACCACACCCAAAATTCACTACGTTTTTTTCTCCACACTTAACTCCACAGAAGTAACCGACTAACCGTGCAGTTTTTTCAggcaatttttattaattaaaaattatctaaTGTAGCCtggcatttaatttaatttatttcaaataacaaattgcaccttataGCTGATGCCAAAGCGGCACAAATTGGAACACATTAACAACATAAAGCATGAACATTATAAAGCAATAATAACACATGAACAGCTAAGAGTGCTAAGACACAGGAATTCATAATGGTATAGTCTCAGGCATCTCTTTCTAATATCTTCTTGCATTCCATTATCACTCGCCCCATCGTACTCACAAACAAATCGTACTGTGCGCCTCGAGCAGGGAGTTGACCAATGCGCGAGCGCGCGCGACCGGCGCCTGCGTGCGCGCCGCGCCCCCTTTCCAGCAGCGGGTACCGTCGCGCGCGGGTGTACTGGTTAGGTATAAAAAGGCACACAAAGActcaattttatttctaaagatTGCTAATATAAACTTGGCTAAGGAGAGCGACCTTCACAACTGTAAGGAGTCATACCCTAGTTGACCCTGTAAGAACAAGGTTGTTAGTtatagtgtgggtcaaatcttgcaagctaaatttgacccacttttccgatttccaattgagctgaaaatttgcatacgtaTATATGTAAGTCACACACCGATCTGATCtgttgatggagacaggaggtggccataggaactgtgTGATGCTGATGAAAGAACGCAACCTAATTGGATGAATTAAGTGAATTTGGTCCGGAaattgtttggggtttttagaattgtcttgatgagaaTTAGTTGCTTGTGGTAAGAGAagtaccaaaaatttaatttttatccaaAAACTTCATTCTTTTACCGTTTTCTAATTAACATGTTTTCATTTGTTTCAGAGAACATCTACGCAGATCCTAATCTACgctaattttacaaaaaatgaaGACTAATTTAGGCCTCTTTTAGCAAACTTCAATGTTAACTATATGTTTAAgctagtttttaatattgtacttaaataaacttgtatttaaatatgaaatatatttttcatttctcatgctctgaaaatgtgtcattgttgttctatgaagtgtgcagaaagtgatacgtttctgtatcaattacgtttttttttctttacgaTAAGCaactaaaatttggttttaaatgaatGTTGTTGGACAATTTGCATTCTGATattttaactccccattccataaataagtaacgataattttacctaaattgttaactGAAAGTACACTTAAAAAGTACTATGTAAAGTTTACACTTattcatgttattttaatacacatgtattttactttcctcgtattcaatATGGAAAGTAGagtatttaactcgggtgaaacgCACCatttttatcccttggttaacaattagTATTATTCATactctgttttgtttttggtAATAATGATAATACACCCTCACTGACACTGATGGCGGCCATCAATGAACTAATTGGGACTCCAGAGTTTCTTGTCCTGTCCACCTCCCTCCCCATGGTCCAGGATTCAGTGATACCGTAATTCCGAGATTACGGAATTGTTGAATTTCCTTAGATTCAAAGTTATGTGTGCAACACAAGATGAAAGTTTTTTTACGTCTCGTTggaaaatacaaaatgaacaaGTCAATTCAAGTCAAGTGATTTCAATTAAGTTTTAATGAACTtgattgagttttataaatattcaataaaattacaaaaggTGATCGCGGGACGTGTCGTTGGTTTGgaacgagaaaaaaaaaacagagttgCCACATACAAATTATAAGCCAACTACAAAATATGTtgctatatataaaaaatacttaaactaaGCTATGTACTTGTGGTGACCATAAACTCCACACTAATTACTGCTCCAGCGGGCCCGAAGTCAGGCGACGGCGGGAGCGGCCCGCAGCCTGGCGGTCCCTGGCTGTGACGTCACGCCCCCACCGCGGCGCGGCCGGCCGGAGCTCAGTGCATCGCCCGCGCTCGGACCAGCGTTGCAAAAGTTCCCGATTTATCGGGAGAACTCCCGATTTTAGCAAACATTTCCCGATAAAACGATTTTAGGGTTTAATCTCCCGATAAAATTTAGGTACACCATTTTTAGCAAACTTAActtaaatttacatattttgagGTTTGTAACATCGATCGTGTGAAGTACGACTACATAAACGGTAATTCCCCAAGGCATGCTGTATGGTCCcttttattaaacaaacaaatctAAGCTTTAATTCGTAGAAATTAaggatttaatatttttgtcattGGAATGTAGGGACTTCCCACATTCACCTATTTTGAGTATAATACAAAATGTCATTCAAAACTGCAATGGATTGAAGATACTAAGGAATAGGGTTCAGTTTCATAGGACCTTAAAAAAATGGGAAGTCCCTACGGGGGCATATTTTTTCGATGCTTATGCATTGATATAAACCGACTGCTGTTTACTTTACTGTTTATTTTCTAATCATTCGTCGGAAAAGCAAGTCTTGCTTATcgcaatcaataaaaaatattatcagcACCACATTAGTGTCAAAATGTCTAGTTCAGATTCTTCAGTTTCGATTAGTGATATACCAAGTACAAGTGGTACGACTACGAGaggaataaaaagaaaaaaacatgctCAGAAATACAGAAAACAGTGGGAAAGTCAACCTGAATTTTCTGGGTGGTTAAAAGCCAGTACAAACAGTATAAATTATGCTCATTGTCTAAGCTGCAAAAAGGAAATAAACATTTCATCTGGAGTAGATGCTTTAAAAACTCACGCTTCATATAAAATCCACAAAAGAAGCATACAAAACTTAGCAGCGCAACCCAAAATGACTGGTTTCGtgaataaagaaatacatactTTCAACAATCAAGTCCGAGAAGGtgagatttttgtattttttgtaaattttctaaatatattttttatgaagttTACGCATGCTATGTACCTACGttgttaaatttacattttttatttttggttacaGCTGAAATCAGAATAGCAGCATTTGTAGCGGAACACAACCTGCCGTACGCAATAACTGACCACCTAACAAAATTGATAGTGAAAACCTGCCCCGATTCAAAAATAGCTGAAAGTTTAAAATGCTCGCGTCCCAGGGTACAAGCTATCGTTGACAACGTTATCGGTGAAGAAAGTTTCAAGGCTCTCTGCGAAGACTTACGAAAcaataagttttctttaataATCGATGAATCTACCGACAGGAGTACTACTAAACATTTGTGCTTAGTCGTCAGGTATGTTAAAAATTACCAAGTAAGAGATAGTTTCTTAGGACTTATCCCACTTGTAACAGCAGATGCAGCTACATTATACAATAACATCATAGACTTTTTTAAAGTGTATAATATTCCATATGAACAAAATTTGATCGGTTTTGCTTCCGATGGTGCCAATGTAATGATGGGTTCAAATAACTCTGTTATGACATTATTGACTAACGAATTAAAGGAATTGTTTGTTATGAAATGCATCTGCCATTCCTTCCATTTATGTGCCTCTTATGCTTGTAGCAAAATACCACGATTTGTTGAAAACACCATAAgagatatttataattatttttcttcaaGTCCTAAGAGGGTTGGAATGTACAgagaatttcaaatattttgtgaattaaaaattcataaaatactACATCCTTGTCAGACCAGGTGGCTGTCAGTGCATGCAGCTGTATCAAGGGTCTTGGAGCAGTATCAAGCtttaaagttgttttttattgaCGCTTCATTAAACGACGAAGTACTGGCAGCTAccaatatattacaaaaaataaatgacCCAGTCACATTACTATTTCTGCAATTCTTAGACTTCGTATTacctatttttaacaaattaaacaaagaGATGCAATCAGAACACGCAAAAATACATGTTTTGTATGATCAAGTCTGTACATGTCTAAAAACGCTGTTTGAGTGCTTTTTAAAAAGAGATTATGTCAAAAACACTGTCTTAGAAAAGATTGAATATAAAAATCCACACATGTTTTTAAATCTAGACGATATGTACTTCGGAGCAAACGCCATGGGCACTcttttaaaagataaaaatcTGACTTCTGAGCAAACGCATTTATTCAAGACAAGATGCTTACAATTTTTTATAGAAGCATGTGACCAGATTATTGCAAGATTTCCAATCAAAAATAACCCAATTCAACACTTCAGTGCATTTTGTccagaaaatgtaaaaaagggTGAACGACCGTCAATTGTGGACGTAGTGGCAATGTTTCCAAAATTACATGATAGTCCAAATTATCAAGAATTAGACACAGAATGGCGTTTGCTCCgtaatacaaaagatataagtAAGTTTTCTGACAACATTGAAGAATTCTGGATGAGTGTGTCAACACTTAAATGCGGTGATAACTCGGCAATGT
This genomic stretch from Cydia pomonella isolate Wapato2018A chromosome 24, ilCydPomo1, whole genome shotgun sequence harbors:
- the LOC133530945 gene encoding uncharacterized protein LOC133530945, giving the protein MTGFVNKEIHTFNNQVREAEIRIAAFVAEHNLPYAITDHLTKLIVKTCPDSKIAESLKCSRPRVQAIVDNVIGEESFKALCEDLRNNKFSLIIDESTDRSTTKHLCLVVRYVKNYQVRDSFLGLIPLVTADAATLYNNIIDFFKVYNIPYEQNLIGFASDGANVMMGSNNSVMTLLTNELKELFVMKCICHSFHLCASYACSKIPRFVENTIRDIYNYFSSSPKRVGMYREFQIFCELKIHKILHPCQTRWLSVHAAVSRVLEQYQALKLFFIDASLNDEVLAATNILQKINDPVTLLFLQFLDFVLPIFNKLNKEMQSEHAKIHVLYDQVCTCLKTLFECFLKRDYVKNTVLEKIEYKNPHMFLNLDDMYFGANAMGTLLKDKNLTSEQTHLFKTRCLQFFIEACDQIIARFPIKNNPIQHFSAFCPENVKKGERPSIVDVVAMFPKLHDSPNYQELDTEWRLLRNTKDISKFSDNIEEFWMSVSTLKCGDNSAMFPKLSAFVFNILVLPHSSANVERVFSSINLMKTCQRNRLCTRSIIGLLHTKQYIDKNNCYNFPIGTELHLKMSQKGWYTIQTNE